From a region of the Candidatus Gracilibacteria bacterium genome:
- a CDS encoding 50S ribosomal protein L18, which yields MLQKLQNRLRRKARVRSLISGTSERPRLSIFRTTTHIYAQIIDDVTGKTLASSSDLKIDSKASKTELAIQVGQDIGKKAQEMKIKNVVFDRGGFRYHGRVKALADAARESGLQF from the coding sequence ATGTTACAAAAACTACAAAATAGACTACGAAGAAAAGCAAGAGTTCGTTCTTTGATTTCAGGTACATCAGAAAGACCAAGACTGAGTATATTTCGGACAACTACTCATATATATGCTCAAATTATTGATGATGTTACAGGTAAAACTCTTGCTTCTAGCTCAGATCTAAAAATTGATTCTAAAGCTTCAAAAACTGAACTTGCTATCCAAGTTGGACAAGATATTGGTAAAAAGGCACAAGAGATGAAAATAAAAAACGTAGTGTTTGATAGAGGTGGATTTCGATATCACGGTAGAGTAAAGGCTCTTGCTGATGCTGCACGAGAATCTGGATTACAATTTTAA
- the rpsE gene encoding 30S ribosomal protein S5 gives MALDGKRNSKGGRDNFKPRKEFKEELLAIDRVTRVTAGGRQLRFRAVMVLGDGKGKVGLGTGKSWEVVDAIAKAIADAKKNMIQVKLVEGTVPYEITAKFKAAKIMVHPATKGTGIIAGGSARKVLAVAGYTDILAKRYGSSNLLNNAKATLKALTSFK, from the coding sequence ATGGCACTTGATGGAAAAAGAAATTCAAAAGGAGGAAGAGATAATTTTAAACCAAGAAAAGAGTTTAAAGAAGAACTTCTTGCTATAGACAGAGTAACTAGAGTTACTGCTGGTTGAAGACAACTACGATTTAGAGCCGTTATGGTTTTAGGTGATGGTAAAGGTAAGGTTGGACTTTGAACAGGGAAAAGTTGGGAAGTAGTTGACGCGATTGCTAAAGCAATAGCTGATGCTAAAAAGAACATGATTCAAGTAAAACTTGTTGAATGAACGGTTCCTTATGAAATTACTGCTAAATTTAAAGCAGCTAAAATAATGGTTCATCCTGCTACAAAAGGTACTGGTATTATCGCTGGTGGTTCTGCTCGTAAAGTACTTGCAGTTGCTTGATATACTGATATACTTGCAAAGAGATATGGTTCTTCAAATCTCCTAAATAATGCAAAAGCTACTTTGAAGGCACTCACTTCTTTTAAATAA
- the rplO gene encoding 50S ribosomal protein L15 — protein MLTTNTISPNSGSKKSSKRVGRGNGSGKGTFSGRGMNGQNSRSGGGVPDWFEGGQTPLFRRMPKMRGFSNARFKKHFNVVNLSQIETIAKSGVTDITLETLIKHNIVSKKNLPVKLLGAGELTSKVTLTVDSASNSAQEAFKNAGGTLNLSTVESE, from the coding sequence ATGCTTACTACAAATACAATATCACCAAATTCAGGTTCTAAAAAATCTTCGAAGAGAGTTGGGAGATGAAACGGTTCAGGAAAAGGTACTTTCTCTGGAAGAGGGATGAATGGTCAAAATTCTCGTTCTGGTGGATGAGTTCCTGATTGGTTTGAAGGTGGACAAACTCCACTTTTTAGAAGAATGCCTAAAATGAGAGGTTTCTCTAATGCAAGATTTAAAAAACATTTTAATGTTGTGAATCTTTCTCAAATAGAAACAATTGCAAAATCAGGTGTTACTGATATAACTCTTGAAACTCTTATTAAACATAATATTGTTTCTAAAAAGAATCTTCCTGTAAAACTTCTTGGAGCAGGAGAGCTTACTTCTAAAGTTACATTAACTGTAGATTCAGCCTCTAACTCAGCTCAAGAAGCATTTAAGAATGCTGGAGGGACTCTCAATCTGAGTACTGTAGAATCAGAATAA
- the secY gene encoding preprotein translocase subunit SecY, translating into MILDIIKRIANIKDLRKKIIATLLLVLVYKFLSVIPIPGVNTEGISALVQGQRGLSFFSSLLGGGLENFSVILMGLSPYINAVIIIQLLGVIIPKIGDLQKEGEQGQKKITKYTRLLTLPIAFLQSYGMIVLLNSLANGSIIDVTNPQIILSAMLIATAGTIFLMWLGEVMTEYGISNGISIIIMAGVLSAVPANIIGYFAASQYALFAGLLVATLLIIYIIIKFTEGHRRIPLIYAKTGGEEKSYFPIKVNQAGMIPIIFSISIVTFPSIIGQVLANSNGGAASTVGNFMVEYFSFQNPSWYFIAVYFALVLAFSFFYVSITFNTETVAESIQKRGGYIPGIRPGQETATYLQKVSNHLNLFGGSFLAAIAVLPYVLGKFMGQSIDLIISGAGLIIIVSVILDIIRRIDGEMKMFDYSKYK; encoded by the coding sequence ATGATACTTGATATTATAAAGCGTATTGCTAACATCAAAGACCTCAGAAAAAAAATTATAGCAACACTTTTATTAGTGCTAGTCTATAAGTTTCTCTCTGTTATTCCAATTCCAGGTGTAAATACTGAAGGTATTTCTGCACTTGTTCAAGGTCAAAGAGGTTTATCATTTTTCTCATCACTTTTAGGTTGAGGTCTTGAAAACTTTTCTGTAATTCTTATGGGACTTTCTCCATATATCAATGCAGTAATCATCATTCAACTCCTTTGAGTTATTATTCCAAAAATTGGTGATCTTCAAAAAGAAGGAGAACAAGGTCAAAAAAAGATTACAAAGTATACTCGACTGTTGACACTTCCTATCGCATTTCTTCAGAGTTACGGTATGATTGTTCTTTTGAACTCTCTTGCTAACGGAAGTATCATTGATGTAACAAACCCACAAATAATTCTATCTGCTATGCTTATAGCTACTGCAGGTACTATTTTCCTTATGTGGCTTGGTGAAGTTATGACAGAGTATGGAATATCTAATGGTATTTCTATAATTATTATGGCTTGAGTTCTCTCTGCAGTTCCAGCAAATATAATTTGATACTTTGCTGCTTCTCAATATGCACTTTTTGCATGATTACTTGTAGCTACTCTCTTAATTATTTATATAATTATAAAGTTTACAGAAGGTCATAGACGAATTCCTCTTATTTACGCTAAAACTGGTGGTGAAGAAAAGTCATATTTTCCTATCAAAGTAAATCAAGCTGGGATGATACCTATTATATTCTCAATCTCTATTGTTACATTTCCTTCAATTATTGGTCAAGTATTGGCAAATTCAAATTGAGGTGCTGCATCTACGGTTTGAAATTTCATGGTTGAGTACTTTAGTTTTCAAAATCCCTCTTGGTATTTTATAGCTGTATATTTCGCTCTAGTTCTCGCTTTTTCTTTCTTCTATGTTTCAATTACATTTAATACAGAAACAGTAGCAGAAAGTATTCAAAAGAGAGGTGGGTATATACCAGGTATTAGGCCAGGTCAAGAAACAGCAACGTATCTTCAAAAAGTTTCTAATCACCTAAATCTCTTTGGTGGTTCATTTCTCGCTGCTATTGCCGTACTTCCATATGTACTATGAAAATTTATGGGGCAATCTATCGATCTTATTATCTCTGGTGCTGGACTTATCATTATTGTTTCAGTAATACTCGATATTATTAGAAGAATAGATGGTGAAATGAAAATGTTTGATTATTCAAAATATAAATAG
- a CDS encoding YifB family Mg chelatase-like AAA ATPase, whose amino-acid sequence MISFVHAITVNGLDSTVVDIEVDINQGLPAFTIVGLPDQGVQESKERLRSALKSSGARIPPSRITVNLAPANIKKSGPSFDLAIAIGILLDQGNIENDEIVKDSIFLGELSLDGRLRMISGVLPATIGAKEKGFKRIFVPASNTKEASIIPDIEVIGVHNLQDLIQILNKEVPYIAEKVLDLASLDSDSSRFNHHDFSQVIGQQFAKRALEIAAAGGHNILMEGPPGSGKTMLAKSFSGILPKLSIEEAIEISKIYSVSGLLTEDNPMISRRPFRGIHHTASSTSIIGGGRNARPGEISLAHKGVLFLDEILEFPKTVLEVLRQPLEDGEITVTRVNASYNYPAKFSLLGAMNPCPCGYMTDPDKECICSPNQISNYRSRLSGPLIDRIDMFIEVPKVPTDDFKTSKRTSAENSETIAVRVQDARDIQTLRFTQTQASSNAEMSTKEIKLYCVLNSESEGVLAGAIKTMNLSARAYYRILKLSRTIADLEKSDTILLAHILEALSYRKKDEN is encoded by the coding sequence ATGATATCATTTGTTCACGCAATAACTGTAAATGGTCTAGATTCTACTGTAGTAGATATTGAAGTAGATATTAATCAATGACTTCCTGCTTTCACGATAGTAGGTCTTCCTGATCAATGAGTTCAAGAGAGTAAAGAACGTCTGAGAAGTGCTTTGAAATCATCCTGAGCACGTATTCCACCCAGTCGTATTACAGTGAATCTCGCTCCAGCTAATATTAAAAAGTCATGACCGAGTTTTGATCTCGCAATTGCGATAGGTATTTTGCTTGATCAATGAAATATAGAAAATGATGAAATAGTAAAAGATAGTATTTTTCTTTGAGAATTATCTCTCGATGGAAGACTCAGAATGATCTCGTGAGTTTTACCTGCTACCATTTGAGCAAAAGAAAAATGATTTAAAAGAATCTTTGTACCAGCTTCAAATACGAAAGAAGCATCTATCATTCCAGATATAGAAGTTATTTGAGTACATAATTTACAAGATCTTATCCAAATACTCAACAAAGAAGTTCCATATATAGCTGAGAAAGTACTTGATTTAGCTAGTTTAGATTCAGATTCCTCAAGGTTTAATCATCATGATTTTTCTCAAGTCATAGGTCAACAATTTGCAAAAAGAGCATTAGAAATTGCTGCAGCTTGAGGTCACAATATATTGATGGAATGACCTCCAGGATCTGGAAAAACTATGCTTGCTAAAAGCTTTTCATGAATACTTCCTAAACTCTCAATAGAGGAAGCAATAGAAATATCAAAAATTTATTCTGTTTCTTGACTTCTTACTGAGGATAACCCAATGATCTCACGCAGACCGTTTAGAGGAATCCATCATACAGCAAGTAGCACTTCGATTATAGGGTGAGGGAGAAATGCTCGTCCTTGAGAAATCTCACTTGCTCATAAATGAGTATTATTCTTAGATGAAATTCTTGAATTCCCTAAAACAGTACTCGAAGTATTACGTCAACCATTAGAAGATGGTGAAATAACAGTCACTCGGGTGAATGCTAGTTATAATTATCCTGCAAAATTTTCTCTCCTTTGAGCTATGAATCCTTGTCCCTGTGGATATATGACTGACCCTGACAAGGAGTGCATATGTTCTCCAAATCAAATATCGAATTATAGATCTCGATTATCTGGTCCACTGATTGATAGAATAGATATGTTTATTGAGGTTCCAAAAGTCCCAACTGATGATTTCAAGACTTCTAAAAGAACAAGTGCAGAAAATTCTGAAACTATAGCTGTTCGAGTTCAAGATGCACGTGATATACAAACTTTGAGATTTACTCAAACCCAGGCAAGTTCCAATGCTGAGATGAGTACTAAAGAAATTAAACTGTACTGTGTGTTAAACTCTGAGTCCGAAGGCGTACTTGCAGGAGCTATAAAAACTATGAATCTTTCTGCAAGGGCTTATTATAGGATACTCAAGCTATCAAGAACTATTGCAGATTTAGAAAAATCAGATACCATTTTACTCGCTCATATCTTAGAAGCACTGAGTTATAGAAAAAAAGATGAAAATTAA
- the pgeF gene encoding peptidoglycan editing factor PgeF, translating to MKIKSSLLNSKLLSKYSSIGHFISCKPFFLRSPQYDGEFRNQSAENLIALSQYYKIQGDNIVILNQTHSDAIIHITLNNFGQQHYADAAITNLSNILLITLASDCIPILLFDPIEKSIGVVHAGWKGLENGIIKKTITKMEQVFGTNPALLQIYIGPCISGINYEVGPEFIQKFSDIYPHSLSTNKLSGTYNLDIRHIALKQLVQINIQEKNVEVSKYCTYQDKENFNSYRRYTQTGDEYKGNNACGIMIK from the coding sequence ATGAAAATTAAAAGTTCCCTATTAAATTCAAAATTACTAAGCAAGTATTCAAGCATTGGACACTTTATATCTTGTAAACCTTTTTTTCTTCGAAGTCCTCAATATGATTGAGAATTTAGAAATCAATCTGCAGAAAACCTGATAGCTCTTTCTCAGTATTATAAAATACAATGAGATAATATAGTTATTTTGAATCAAACACATTCAGATGCCATAATTCATATTACTCTGAATAATTTCGGTCAACAACATTACGCTGATGCTGCAATCACAAATTTGAGTAATATTTTACTTATCACACTTGCTTCAGATTGTATTCCAATACTCCTGTTTGATCCAATTGAGAAATCCATCTGAGTGGTACATGCAGGATGGAAAGGCCTCGAGAACGGTATAATTAAGAAAACCATAACGAAAATGGAGCAAGTATTCTGAACAAATCCTGCTCTACTACAAATATATATTTGACCATGCATCTCTTGAATAAATTATGAGGTATGACCTGAGTTTATTCAAAAATTCTCAGATATATATCCACATTCTCTATCTACTAATAAGTTGAGTTGAACATATAATTTAGACATAAGACACATTGCTCTCAAGCAACTTGTACAAATCAATATACAAGAAAAAAATGTAGAAGTTTCAAAGTATTGTACGTATCAAGACAAAGAAAATTTTAATAGTTATAGGAGATATACTCAAACCTGAGACGAGTATAAATGAAACAATGCCTGCGGAATTATGATTAAATAA
- the hisS gene encoding histidine--tRNA ligase: MQQLPNTPPKGTSDWFPEEFKVRKHIFDTWRQVCLSYGFEEYLGPMVESIDIWKAKSGEDVGGSELTEITDRNGELSGLAIRPEMTPTVTRMVSRKWKEIEKPVKWFSIANFYRNEKPQKGRNREFWQLNADIFGEESLRADIEALTLSLELLRAFNPPVGSYKLKINHRQLISGFLSEVLGVADIEQQKSITRLLDKYEKLKRDDFKKLLLEINESIDMQSVEDFMEAKNITDLQKSFKELSGSESFVAFKEIIETLGNLGYAEEIEFSGSLIRGFDYYDGMIFEMFDTNTDNPRALFGGGRYNGLADIFGVKGGISAVGFAPGDETMKLFLEGHDLLSDIQNEHSKKYYFPLLEEELFENMQILANTLRKQGKNVLLGLSPKKLGKAIQAASKSNYSHIVIFGVEEKTAGIMKIKNLKTGEEETYKI, translated from the coding sequence ATGCAACAACTGCCAAATACTCCACCAAAATGAACAAGTGATTGGTTTCCAGAGGAATTTAAAGTGAGAAAACACATTTTTGATACATGGAGACAAGTTTGTCTCAGTTACTGATTTGAAGAATATTTAGGACCAATGGTAGAGTCTATAGATATTTGGAAGGCAAAATCTGGGGAAGATGTTGGTTGATCTGAGCTTACTGAAATCACAGATAGAAATGGGGAACTCTCATGACTTGCAATACGACCAGAAATGACTCCTACAGTAACACGTATGGTAAGTCGAAAATGGAAAGAAATAGAAAAACCTGTGAAATGGTTTTCTATAGCGAACTTTTACAGAAATGAAAAACCACAAAAAGGAAGAAATCGAGAATTTTGGCAACTTAACGCTGATATTTTTGGAGAAGAAAGTCTCCGTGCAGATATAGAAGCACTCACACTTTCACTCGAACTACTTCGAGCATTTAATCCACCAGTCTGAAGTTACAAACTTAAAATTAATCATAGACAACTTATATCAGGATTTTTATCCGAGGTTTTATGAGTAGCAGATATTGAACAGCAAAAATCTATTACAAGACTCTTAGATAAATATGAGAAACTTAAACGAGATGATTTTAAAAAACTGCTCCTTGAAATTAACGAGAGCATTGATATGCAATCTGTTGAAGACTTCATGGAAGCTAAAAATATCACTGATCTACAAAAATCGTTTAAAGAACTATCTTGAAGTGAAAGTTTTGTAGCGTTCAAAGAAATAATAGAAACCCTATGAAATCTTGGCTATGCAGAAGAAATAGAATTTTCAGGTTCACTCATTCGTGGTTTTGATTATTACGATGGTATGATTTTTGAAATGTTTGATACAAACACGGATAATCCTCGAGCACTTTTTGGTGGAGGAAGATATAATGGTCTTGCTGATATATTTTGAGTAAAATGAGGCATTTCTGCTGTATGATTTGCACCAGGTGATGAAACTATGAAGTTATTTTTAGAGTGACATGATCTTCTCTCAGATATACAAAATGAACATTCAAAAAAGTATTACTTTCCACTCTTAGAAGAAGAATTATTTGAAAATATGCAAATTCTTGCAAATACCCTCAGAAAACAAGGAAAAAATGTTTTGTTGTGACTAAGTCCCAAAAAACTTTGAAAAGCGATTCAAGCTGCTTCTAAATCAAATTATTCTCACATAGTTATTTTTTGAGTAGAAGAAAAAACTGCTTGAATTATGAAAATAAAAAATCTAAAGACAGGGGAGGAGGAAACTTATAAAATATAA
- a CDS encoding metallophosphoesterase family protein, with protein sequence MKIAVISDIHENTHNLIQAIKIIEEEKCDVIICLGDVGRSILFEAIFSLQLPVYFTFGNHDGNVIKNMKMLLRHTAGGHVRTNGMYQKIELDGRNIFLTHYYELAEIVAKSGEFDVCFGGHNHIASEVKFGTTLCVNPGEITGTHFDKPTFYIYDTKNDSGEFKGIKNHLSLNTPETLEFCKNIQK encoded by the coding sequence ATGAAAATAGCTGTTATTTCAGACATTCACGAAAATACTCATAATCTTATTCAAGCTATAAAAATAATTGAAGAAGAAAAATGTGATGTAATAATTTGCCTTTGAGATGTAGGAAGGAGTATTTTGTTTGAAGCTATTTTTAGCCTTCAATTACCAGTATATTTTACATTTTGAAATCATGATGGAAATGTGATCAAGAATATGAAAATGTTACTCAGGCATACAGCTTGAGGTCATGTGAGAACAAATGGAATGTACCAAAAGATTGAACTTGATGGCAGAAATATTTTCTTAACTCATTATTATGAACTTGCTGAAATAGTAGCTAAATCTGGTGAATTTGACGTGTGTTTTTGAGGTCATAATCATATAGCCTCAGAAGTAAAATTCTGAACAACTCTTTGTGTGAATCCATGAGAAATCACAGGTACACATTTTGATAAGCCAACGTTTTATATCTATGATACCAAAAATGATTCTGGAGAGTTTAAGGGTATTAAAAATCACCTATCATTAAATACTCCAGAAACATTAGAATTCTGCAAAAATATACAAAAATAA
- a CDS encoding diaminopimelate decarboxylase — MPTPRFITPEITSEINNNFITPVYVYSEKELRERAREFMTFPSAFGHKVRYAMKANPNKTILKIFESEGLYIDASSDFEALRALAAGIDAHKIQISSQELGNNIVSLIGGGVFFVATSLHQLEYFGKNFPQQSCGIRVNPGVSSGGFAKISTGGPSSSFGIWHEYIDEIKTIASKYNITICKLHFHIGSENTPSSWVDSAELGFDIIREIQSVTTFDMGGGHKMAIMPHEKSADLQAIGKAVQKKFEDFYTESGRKIELEMEPGKYLTINSCSMVTKIQDIVNTGTSGYKFLKINSGMNDMPRVAMYGVQEPLFIINDTSEYEEYVVVGHCCESSDILTPKLYDAEILEPRKLKKAFIGDTLVIDGVGAYNSGMAIKNYNSFPESGELLLRENGEIVEIRKREQVEEIWRNEIDVF; from the coding sequence ATGCCAACTCCACGATTTATTACTCCAGAAATAACTTCTGAGATAAATAACAATTTTATTACCCCAGTGTATGTTTATAGCGAAAAAGAACTACGGGAAAGAGCGAGAGAATTTATGACTTTTCCAAGTGCTTTTTGACATAAAGTTCGCTACGCCATGAAAGCAAATCCTAATAAAACTATACTTAAAATATTTGAAAGTGAGGGGCTCTATATAGATGCAAGTAGTGACTTTGAAGCACTTCGAGCTTTAGCTGCCTGAATAGATGCTCATAAAATTCAAATCTCAAGTCAAGAATTATGAAACAATATTGTTTCACTTATAGGGGGCTGAGTTTTTTTTGTGGCTACAAGTTTACATCAATTAGAATATTTCTGAAAAAACTTTCCACAACAAAGTTGTGGTATTCGAGTAAACCCGTGAGTGAGTTCTGGATGATTTGCAAAAATATCTACTGGATGACCAAGCTCCAGTTTTTGAATCTGGCATGAATATATTGATGAAATCAAGACTATTGCGAGCAAATATAATATAACTATTTGTAAACTCCATTTTCATATTTGAAGTGAAAATACTCCAAGTAGTTGGGTTGATTCTGCTGAACTTGGCTTTGATATTATAAGAGAGATTCAATCGGTCACAACTTTTGATATGTGAGGTGGTCATAAGATGGCAATTATGCCTCATGAAAAATCAGCAGACTTACAAGCTATTTGAAAAGCTGTACAAAAAAAATTTGAAGATTTTTATACAGAATCTGGGAGGAAAATAGAGCTTGAAATGGAACCTGGGAAGTACCTAACTATTAATAGTTGTAGTATGGTGACTAAAATTCAGGATATTGTAAATACTGGTACATCGGGGTATAAGTTTTTAAAAATAAACTCTGGTATGAATGATATGCCGAGAGTAGCAATGTATTGAGTTCAAGAACCATTATTCATCATTAATGATACTTCTGAGTACGAAGAATATGTCGTAGTAGGTCATTGTTGTGAAAGTTCAGATATACTCACTCCAAAGCTCTACGATGCTGAGATACTTGAACCGAGAAAACTTAAAAAAGCTTTCATTTGAGATACCTTAGTAATTGATTGAGTGTGAGCCTATAATTCAGGTATGGCAATCAAGAACTACAACTCATTTCCCGAATCTGGAGAATTATTGCTGAGAGAAAATTGAGAGATAGTAGAAATACGAAAAAGAGAACAAGTTGAGGAAATTTGGAGAAATGAGATTGATGTTTTTTAA
- a CDS encoding prolyl-tRNA synthetase associated domain-containing protein produces MKQIIFDILNQLNIAYMNYEHEAVFSCDDAKGVDIPGVRVKSLLLRNKKGNNYYMVVIPDYKQLDTNIVRAIFEDSKMSFASPERMLEKIGLKPGSVSPFALIHNTDKDIKLVIDADLREKQVGFHPLQNDNTLVLNMMELESFLKYIGIFYIYHAL; encoded by the coding sequence ATGAAGCAGATAATTTTTGATATCCTGAATCAACTAAACATAGCTTATATGAATTATGAACATGAAGCAGTCTTTTCATGTGATGATGCGAAATGAGTTGATATTCCTGGAGTAAGAGTGAAGAGTCTTCTCTTGCGAAACAAAAAATGAAATAACTATTATATGGTAGTGATTCCAGATTATAAACAGCTTGATACAAATATTGTTAGAGCTATTTTTGAAGATTCTAAAATGAGCTTTGCAAGTCCCGAGAGAATGCTTGAAAAAATATGATTAAAACCGGGAAGTGTGAGTCCTTTTGCATTAATACATAATACTGATAAAGACATTAAACTTGTCATTGACGCTGATCTCAGAGAGAAACAGGTTTGATTCCATCCACTTCAAAATGACAATACGCTTGTTTTGAATATGATGGAACTTGAATCATTTCTTAAATACATTGGAATTTTCTACATCTATCACGCTCTATAA
- a CDS encoding UDP-N-acetylglucosamine 1-carboxyvinyltransferase, translated as MFKVQESRQLQGSVSIGGSKNAALPLLAAALLIKGKIHLTNVPDILDIHDFIHFYESLGAEVSFKNHELFLDTANLDVSGMDTSKIARTRAGIYFIAGLLHRFGNASIPFPSGDKIGKRPIDEHINGYKDMGYTFFERDDMLHFEGPGFDTDVTITAYFAVTATANLIMGGVGRKGITTIELAAFEPHIFNLVDMLRQAGVVIDIRYDHTIIIHGGTTLASEISQEIIPDYLQSGTFIILGALASEKYIDIHRARISDLASFLYKIHETGVKTQDMGNDTLRVYRAHKLKAVNIQTNIFPGFPTDLMPLFSVLMTQCEGTSRIHEILYEGRLNWLVEYERLGASPRIINLHEAKITGPTALVGNTVNSWDLRSGAAMVLAGLISSGETKIDNIYWINRGYDDFIGKLKQLGANIEELTTNT; from the coding sequence ATGTTTAAGGTCCAAGAATCCAGACAATTACAATGATCTGTCAGCATTGGGGGAAGTAAAAATGCTGCCCTACCACTTCTGGCTGCAGCATTGCTTATAAAATGAAAAATTCATCTCACAAATGTTCCAGATATTCTCGATATTCACGATTTTATACACTTCTATGAGAGCTTATGAGCTGAAGTATCATTTAAAAATCACGAACTATTTTTAGATACAGCGAATCTTGATGTCTCTGGAATGGATACAAGTAAAATAGCTAGAACCAGAGCATGAATTTATTTTATAGCGTGATTGCTCCATAGATTTTGAAACGCAAGTATTCCCTTTCCTTCATGAGATAAAATCTGAAAAAGACCTATTGATGAGCATATTAATGGCTACAAAGATATGTGATATACATTTTTCGAGCGTGATGATATGCTTCATTTTGAAGGACCATGATTTGATACAGATGTTACAATTACCGCATATTTTGCAGTCACAGCTACAGCAAATCTTATTATGTGATGAGTAGGTCGAAAATGAATTACAACGATTGAGTTAGCAGCTTTTGAGCCACATATCTTCAATTTAGTTGATATGCTTCGTCAAGCAGGAGTTGTAATAGATATTCGCTACGATCATACGATAATTATACACTGAGGTACTACACTTGCATCAGAAATATCTCAGGAAATTATCCCAGATTATTTACAATCTGGAACTTTTATAATTCTTTGAGCATTAGCAAGTGAAAAATATATAGATATTCATAGAGCAAGAATTTCTGACTTAGCATCTTTTCTTTATAAAATACATGAAACAGGTGTAAAAACACAAGATATGTGAAATGACACTTTGAGAGTCTATAGAGCTCATAAACTCAAAGCTGTGAATATTCAAACGAATATATTTCCATGATTTCCTACTGACCTTATGCCACTTTTTAGTGTACTGATGACACAATGTGAATGAACTTCACGGATTCATGAAATTCTGTATGAAGGCAGACTTAATTGGCTTGTAGAATATGAAAGACTTTGAGCAAGTCCAAGAATCATAAATCTCCATGAAGCAAAAATAACCTGACCTACTGCATTAGTATGAAATACCGTCAATAGTTGGGATTTGAGATCATGAGCTGCAATGGTTTTAGCAGGACTTATATCTAGCTGAGAAACTAAAATTGATAACATCTATTGGATTAATAGAGGATATGATGATTTTATATGAAAATTGAAACAACTTTGAGCCAACATAGAAGAACTTACTACTAATACATAA